ATTGTATTCGATCCTTCACCTGATAAATCAATGTTCGTTTTTTCATCTAATCCAAAACTATGAATATATTTTCGGAAACGTTCTGGACCAAGTTTTTGATCTCCTAAAATTGCAAACGCTACGTTTGAAGAACGCTCTACCCCTTCATCAAACGTGATAGAGCCCCAACCAGCACCGCCGTTATGATCTTTTATTTTCCTATTTCCGACTTGATATGTCCCAGATTGATAATAATCTTGTCCTTTGTACACACCTTCATTAATAGCTGCCGCTAACGTGAAAATTTTCATTGTTGATCCAGGTTCAAATGCATTGGCAATTGCGTCATTATAAAAGTATTTATTATTCTCTATGTTCGGATCATAACTAGGTTTACTAGACATTGCTAATATTTTCCCCGTTTTCGGATCCGCCACAATTCCAATTAAACTTTCCGGCTCATAATGTTGACTCGCCGATTTCATCGCGTCTTCTAAATAACTTTGAATACGTTGATCCATTGTCAAATATACATTATCTCCATTTTTAGGTGCCTTCACATTCACTTTCCCACCGTCAAGAGATACCCCCCTACGATCACCTGTATAAGCTACCTCTCCATTTGAAGCTCCTAAATATTTATCCAAACTTTTTTCTAATCCAAATTGACCTACTGCAATTCCATCTTCATTCGGTTTCGCATGCCCTATAACATAAGATGCGAAATCACCATTTGGATAAACTCTCGCATTTTCGGTAATAAAAGAGACCCCTGGCAATTTCAATGCTTCTATTTGTTCTTTCTTTTCTTTCGTCAAGCCCTTACCTATCTTCCCAAATTCCACTTGACTTTTATCTTTATTTAACGTGGCTAAAATATCCTCTTCGCCTTTTCCAAGTACTCCTGCAATTTTCTTTGCAGTATCTTCTTTATTCTCAACAGAGTTAGCTCCTTTTAGCGCAGCTACTATTTTATAAGAGTTTGCGTCTTGCGCTAACACATGACCGTTTTGATCATAAATAGTTCCTCGGTTCGCTTCAAGAACTCCTTTTTTACTATGCTTTTGTTTAGCAAGTGCATCTAAATCCTGATTATGAACTGTTCCTGTTGATTGTATGTAAAAAAATCGGGCTAATAACAGCAAAAAGAGCAGGAGGAAAAATATCATAAAATAACCTGCTCCCTTATTGGTATGAAATTTAGTCATATTCTTCTTCATCGTTCCTTCACACCTATTGCCTTATTTGAGGCCTTTCACATTATTCGCATTAATTTCTAGCCCGTGTTTTTTTGCAACTTCAGCGATTCGTTCATAGCGACTTAACTTCTCTACTTCAGCTTGTAATTCTTGATTTTCTTTTTGCTGCTGTACAATTTTTTCTTCTATCGTCGCTGCTTCTACATTAACTTGATAAAGGCCTGCTTTATTTCCAATAAACGCGACACAGGCATACAATAAAAAGCCAATAAACGCTACATACAACAGTTTTTCGATTCTTGTAATTTTCGCTTTAACCTTCGGCTTAGCCATCTGCTGTGGGGGCGTTTGAATTTGCACCTCTTCTTGCGCTTGTTGTTTGTACTTTACAGCTAAATTAGTCATACCTCTCTCTCCCTTTTATCGTTTTTCAGCGATTCTCAACTTCGCAGAACGCGCACGATTATTTTCTTCTAGCTCTATATCAGAAGGTAAAATCGGTTTTCTTGTAATAAGCTTTAATTTCGGCTTAAATTCATCAGGAATAATCGGTAATCCTGGCGGCAATTGTGGCGTTGTACTATTTCGCTTAAACGTTGTTTTACAAATACGATCTTCTAATGAATGGAATGTTATAACACTAACCCTTCCACCTGGCTTAACCATCTCAATAGCAGATTCCAATGCTTCTTCAAATACTTTTAATTCATCATTTACAGCTATACGAATTGCCTGAAACACTCGCTTAGCAGGATGCCCACCCGTTCTACGAGCTGGAGCCGGAATACCTTCTTTAATTAGCTCTACTAATTCTCCTGTCGTTTCAATAGCTTTATTCTCACGATAAGCTTCAATTTTTCTTGCAATTTGTTTTGAAAATTTTTCTTCACCGTATTGGAAGAAAATCCTTACAAGTTGTTCATATGACCAGCTATTTACAACATCATACGCTGTTAATGGGGCATCTTGATCCATCCGCATATCTAGCGGTGCATCATGATGATAACTAAAGCCTCGTTCTGGTGTATCTAATTGTGGGGATGAAACACCTAAATCAAATAAAATACCGTCTACTTCTGTTATACCTATTTCCTGCAGTTTTTCAGCTAAATAACGGAAGTTACTCTTTACTGTTATAAACTGTTCACCGTATGAAGAGAACTTTTCTTTCGCGTTTTGAATCGCTATCTCATCTTGATCAAACGCTATTAATTTTCCACCTTCAGTTAATTGGGATAATAAATAAGAACTATGTCCTCCTCCCCCCAGTGTACAATCTACATATGTACCATCTGGCTTTATATCTAAGCCGTCTACTGTTTCCTTTAAAAGCACTGTTACGTGTTTAAACATTGTTGCACCTACTCTTTTTCCAATTAATTATGTTGAATGTATCCCTTCCTCTAAACACATATTTCACGCTTAGAGAATGAAATAATACGAAAGAACGACTCATTTAACTTACCAACAAAGGCAACATACTATACAAATCGCTATTTTCTTTTATTATATACTAAATTTTATCATCTTTTGCGGGAATTTAAATAAAAAACTGTCGAAAAAGCGAATAATACGTTTACATTTTGTGCTATTTTGTCATATATTTAAGTATCCAGCACAATTACCATATCCAACATTTTTTGATTGATAATTCAGAAAAAAATCACTTCACAGTAAATTCAACGGAATAAAAATAAAATCCTGCTCCAAAGAGCAAGATTTTATAGTTTTATAACATGATGTTTTCCGTCCCAAGAAAAAGGGTTTTCCATTACACGATCAACGAAATCCAAACCAAACTGATTTAAATAATAACATACATTCCACACACGTTCTTGTGGTGCACCTAATGGACGAAGTGCGAATTGTATACGACGGAATTTATTTAGCTGAACCTCATACTTTTTCTCAACATTTCTTTTCAACATTCTTTCCAGCAGTTCAATTTGTTCATTAATTTTCAATTCGTTTTTCCCTGCAAACGCACCTAACCCTGGCTCTATTTTCTTTACAAATTGCTGTAAAGATGTATGAATATCAGCAATTTCTTTTTTCGCCTTTTCAAAATGATCATCAATCGGTTCCTCTATTTGATTGGACAACCAGTTTTCACGCAATTTATCGACATCATTTAAAAATGGATCACTTTCTCTCAATTGCAAATCAAATAAATCTGTCGCTATATCTCTCTCCATATAAGTAATTGTAAGACGAGGAACGACAGGTGGCATTTGAAAACCGACAGTATGGAATACTTGTTGTAATTCACTCCAATAAGCTAATTCTCCTGGACCTCCAATAAATGCGAGCGTAGGAAATACATACTCTTGCATAAGAGGACGTGTTACAACGTTATTACTAAAACGCGCCGGATTTCTCTCCATCTCTTCAATCAACTCTTCGTATGAAAAGGAATGCGCCCCATCCTTTCCAACAAACTTACCTTGATGCTCTTCAAGCAATACTCGTTCATTATTTATTTCCATGAATATATGCACTGCATGAGACTTCGTTTCAATAATCGGTTTGTATCCTAGTTCTTTAATTACTTCCTGCTGATTTCGAAGGCCCTCTTGTACCTCTTTATACTTACTTATAACTCGCTTAAAAAATGGAATTTCCAACTTTCTTAATTCAGGATGATGTGAATCAACAAGGATTAAACCAGAATTAGCAAAGATTTTCGTAATAAGATGAGCAAAGAAATCTACATACGTATTCGATTTTTTCAAAGCATCATCAACAAATTTTAATACATCCTTCGTAAAATTTGTTTCTGGGTATGTTTTAAAAATCTCTTCAATCCAATTTCTACAATCTTCAACAGAAAGTTCAGACTCAGAAGCACTCGCCTTTTTCGGATTACGGTCATAAAAAATTGTTTTTTTCAACTTTTTATTTTTCGCTACGAAAGTATGGTTAATCTCATCCATATCATGGTCTTCACCCGCAATCCAGAAGACAGGGACAACTTTAACTCCTAAACTTACTTCCTTTTCCTTTGCAAGCTGTAAAATTGAAATAACTTTATGAATTGTATAAAGCGGTCCAGTTAATAACCCCGCTTGTTGTCCAGCTATAACAACATATGTATTTTCATCTCCAAGCGCTTTTACATTTTGAATTGTAGATTCTCCCGCTTGTAATTTTGTATTATATTCTAATAAATGCGCTACTAAATCTTGGCGGAAAAACTCCCTTTCACGCAAATCATGTAAACGTTGTTTAAAAGCATCTTCTGTTAACACATAATCAAAACATGACTGTATCTCTTTTTTACCGTTCATATAGTCCGCTACAACACCTTGTTGCGGAACAGAGATTTCTTTTATCTCCATATAATTCTTCCTTTCGTATCCAGTTCTCTCACCAATCCACATTGTAGTCAATGTTTCACGTAAAAGCAAAGAATAACACTTATACTCTTGTTTCTAAACCTTTTATTGCATCGAACAAAAATTGAAGTGTCGGAGCTGTTCGTTGCTGTTTCTTAGCTTCTTCTAATACATATCCAACAATCGCATTAATTTCCGTCTGTCTATTCGCTCTTACATCCGCTAACATAGAGGATGTATTACGAGACGTTCCTTCACACACATTTCGTACCATTTGCCATATCATTTCTTTTTCTCCTCTAATAAGAAATGCGACCTCCTGGAACACTTGCTCCATCATTTGATAAAAAAAACGATTCGTGATTAATTCACCATTCTTAACTCCCAATAATGCTGTCAACGGATTGATACATACATTTACTACTAATTTTTTGTGCATAATCTCTTCCCAATCCGTTTCTATTTGAACTGGAAAATAAGCAACAGGAAAATAATTGAATATTTTTTTAAAATGTATAGATTGACCACAAACCACTCCAAATTTTGTTACCCCTATCCCAGTATGATGAACGATATGCCCTCCCTCTTTTTTCGCACCATGTTCTACAATACCAACAGCTATATTTTCACTCCCTATGTTCAGCATCTTTTGAAGATGCGACATTCCGTTTTGCAAAAAGATTAATGATGATGCCCCTTCCACAAACGGTAGTATGTCATCTATATGATATTGCTTCACAGCAACAAATATATAATCTAAATTTTGCGCTACCATACTTTCTATCGGTAAAACAGATGGATATACTGTTTCACATCTTCCATCTCTAATACAAGTTACACCTGTTTCCTTCAATTCTTCCGCCTGCTTAGCCGTCCTAGTAAACAACGTAACATCTTGGTTATTTTTTTGTAAATAAAATGTATACAATAGACCAATAGCACCTGGTCCGACAATTCCAATTTTCATTTTCACACAAGGAATTCACATTAAGTGCCCTTGCCTTCCCCCCTTTATATCTTTTTAAAGCACATGAGCACGCCCTATAATTCCGCTGTCCTTTGCCCAACAAATACACTCTCATTTTTCACTATGTATGTACTACCTATTAATACGCTTCTACTCTTAGTTTAGCAAATCCTCAAAAAAATAAAAAAAGAAATATACTATCTTCTTCATAAAAATAAAAAAATGAGTTATAATATTATTGTAAATATTTTTACTTTTCTGCATTCAACGAGACAAGAAAAGGATGTGATGTAATGGGATTCCCAAAAGTTGAGCGCTTGCTCATCAATTATAAAACGTTAGATGAATTCAAAAAATTTAAAGGGTGCGGAGCCCAGGAACTATCTATGCTGGAAGAATTACAAGCAAACATTATTGAAAACGACAGTGAATCTCCATTTTACGGTATTTATTACGGTGGATCACTAATTGCACGTATGAGTCTATATATGAAAAGAAATGGCGGAGAACCATTCGAAATTACAGGTCCCTACCTCGAACTTTATAAACTTGAAGTATTACCAACTTTTCAAAAACAAGGATTCGGGCAAATGCTTGTAAATCATGCGAAACAAATGCAATTCCCTATTAAAACGATAGCACGTATTCATTCAGCTGGTTTTTGGGATAAATTAAATTTCAACCCCGTATCAGTAACTGATGGAGATTTTTATATTTGGCATCCAGAAGCAAATTTGAATGCGGTTACAAACGAAGAATCAGCTTAAGAAATAAAAAAACAGCTGTATAACAGCTGTTTTTTATTTCTTAAGCTTCTCTAACTTCTCATTCGAGCGAGCATTGTTTCTTTCCGCTACCATTACACTTCTTTTTTGATCGATATAATCAAGTAATGTTCTATACTCTTCTTCATATACTGATAACCGCTCCAGAAGACGCTCTCTTTCTGTTTGTAATGATTCAACTTGTTGTTGCAACACCGTTAAAGAGTTTTCATCTTTATAATTTTGCAAGAAATCAATAACATCATTCAACGTAATTGACGTAGGTTCTAACACCTTTGTCTCTTTCACTTCATAATTTTCTACTTTACGAAGTTGCTTTGCTTCCTCAATACGTTCTTTAAATTGCTTTCTTACGTAAGAATTCCATCTAAACCCACATGCTGCTGGTGTACGAGATAAATTTTTTCCCACTTCCTTAAAGGCAGAAAGTTGTGTTCCACCTTCTCGAATATGCCGGAGTACTACTTCTGCCAGAAGCAAATCTTCATCATCAGTCCAAGCATCTTGTCTTGTTGTCGCCATCTCTCTAGTCCTCCCTATGCATTTTTTATTAAGCATATGCAGTTACTAGAAAAGATAGAATACAACAACTAAAGATTAAGACAAAAAAAATAAACGCAGAAGATATCTTCTGCGTTTATTTTCCCGCAATTACTTGCTGATTACTTCTTTACCTTTGTAAGTACCGCATGCTTTACATACACGGTGAGCTAATTTCGCTTCACCACAGCTTGGGCACTCTACCATACCAGGTACTGATAATTTGAAATGCGTACGACGCTTTCTTTTTACTGTTTTAGAAGTTCTTCTAAAAGGTACAGCCATTCTTCCCACCTCCTTAAAAGAAATAGTTATTTTCATATGAAGGCCTGAACCAGTCTTCCGATTATTTGTCAAAAAACTTTGCAAGTCCTGCCAATCTTGGATCAACAGTCTTTTCTTTGTCTTCTTCCGAAATCACTTGCCAGTCTTGACCTTGCGTCGGTGCTCCACCAGAAACATCATCACTGAAAATTTGCATTGGAATCTCCAAAAGTATATTTTCCTTGATTACGGGCAGTAAGTCAAGTACTTCTCCTTCTAAAGAGTGAATTTCAGCTTCAGTTTCAAATTCTTCTTGTGAAGTTTGGAACACCTCAGTTGTTTTAATGTCAAATGGTAATGTCACATCTACTAAAGAGCGAGAACATGGTAAAACCATGCTTCCAGTTATATGTAGATGAAACGTAAACTTACCGGAGCCAAAATCAACTCTTCCCGTTACATGAACAGGATTAATTTCACGAATATCTTTCTCGACCTCTTTTAGCTCACTTACATCTACCATCTCATCCAATGTCAATCCTTTATTTCTCAATTTATTCAATTGATGGATGGACCATTTCATATCATATCACCTCAAGGCAACAAACAAAATTATAGCTAGCCATTTTATATTTGTCAATGTTTTTTCTTTACACTATAATGAAGTCATCATAGTAAATAATATATAGAGTATCACGTTTTTCAAAAAGATGCTACATCGAAAGGAGAGATTACCATAAAAGCTGGTGGTATTGTTGTTGAATATAACCCTTTTCATAACGGTCATCTTTATCATGTGCAACAGACAAAAAAGTTAACACAATCCGATATAATAATTGCCGTTATGAGTGGTCCTTTTTTACAGCGTGGTGAGCCCTCACTCATTTCCAAATGGTATCGCACTAAAATGGCCTTAGCAAACGGCGTAGACCTTGTTGTAGAGCTTCCATACGTCTTTGCAACACAAAAGGCTGAAACCTTCGCAAATGGTGCTATTTCCATTTTAAATGCTCTACGTGTTTCTGAAATTTGTTTCGGTAGTGAGGATGGACAAATCGAAAATTTTTATAATACCATCTCCGTACAAAAAAACGAAGAAGAGACTTTTAACTGCCTTGTAAAACAATTCATGGGCGCTGGTAATAGTTATGCAAAAGCAACATCGGATGCTTTCTCACACATTTTAACATCCGAAAAAAACATAGATATGTCACAACCAAATAATATTTTAGGCTTCCAATATATGAAAGCAATCCTGTCACAAAATAGCTCTATACAAGCTCAAACTATAAAAAGATTTGCCGCTCATTATCATGATGAAACATTTAGTGACCAACATATTGCAAGCGCGACAAGCATCCGAAAACAACTCTTTAGCGAAGAAGGATCATTTACAGCAATTGAACCTTTTCTCCCACAGGCAACCACTTCGCTTTTAGCAAATTACAAACAAAACTACGGGATATTACATAATTGGGAACAATACTTTTCATTTTTCAAATATAAACTCATGACGATGTCTCCAGGGGACTTACGACATATATATGAAATAGAAGAAGGTTTAGAGCATCGTATTTTATCAAAAATACAAAACAGTTCCTCCTTCTATTCATTCATGGAAGCATTAAAAACAAAACGTTATACATGGACTAGATTACAAAGAGCTTGTACACACATTTTAACAAACACAACAAAAGAGGAAATACGTAGCGCAAATATAGAACAACACGCACCATATATTCGCCTGCTAGGCATGTCACAAAAAGGACAAACTTATCTTTCAAAAAACAAGAAAAGAATCGAACTTCCAATCCTTACTCATACAAAAACATTTGACCATGCCGCTTTAGATATAGAGAAAAAAGCAAACTCTGTATATTTCTCCATCATGCACGAACCGTTACGCACGCAACTATTAAAACAGGATATAACACACCATCCTATTCGCTATGATGAAACATCTACAAAATTCCTATAAAAAAACCTCTCTATTTCAGAGAGGTTTTTCCTTATCCATCTTTTCTAAATATGTTAACGCATCATCCAGCGTATCTACTGGTACAATTTTCATTTTTGTTTTAATATCCTTTGCAGTCTCAAGTGCATCTTTATAGTTCGATTTCTCCGCACCTTTTTCATTTGGCGCAAAGAACACTTCAGCCCCGGCATCGCTAGCAGCCACCACTTTTTGATTTATACCACCAATCGGGCCCACTTCTCCTTTTTCATTAATTGTACCTGTTCCAGCTATTTCATGTCCTTTGGTTAAGTCTTCTTCCACAAGTTGATTAT
This genomic interval from Bacillus thuringiensis contains the following:
- a CDS encoding nucleotidyltransferase, giving the protein MQQTKKLTQSDIIIAVMSGPFLQRGEPSLISKWYRTKMALANGVDLVVELPYVFATQKAETFANGAISILNALRVSEICFGSEDGQIENFYNTISVQKNEEETFNCLVKQFMGAGNSYAKATSDAFSHILTSEKNIDMSQPNNILGFQYMKAILSQNSSIQAQTIKRFAAHYHDETFSDQHIASATSIRKQLFSEEGSFTAIEPFLPQATTSLLANYKQNYGILHNWEQYFSFFKYKLMTMSPGDLRHIYEIEEGLEHRILSKIQNSSSFYSFMEALKTKRYTWTRLQRACTHILTNTTKEEIRSANIEQHAPYIRLLGMSQKGQTYLSKNKKRIELPILTHTKTFDHAALDIEKKANSVYFSIMHEPLRTQLLKQDITHHPIRYDETSTKFL
- a CDS encoding penicillin-binding protein, which codes for MIFFLLLFLLLLARFFYIQSTGTVHNQDLDALAKQKHSKKGVLEANRGTIYDQNGHVLAQDANSYKIVAALKGANSVENKEDTAKKIAGVLGKGEEDILATLNKDKSQVEFGKIGKGLTKEKKEQIEALKLPGVSFITENARVYPNGDFASYVIGHAKPNEDGIAVGQFGLEKSLDKYLGASNGEVAYTGDRRGVSLDGGKVNVKAPKNGDNVYLTMDQRIQSYLEDAMKSASQHYEPESLIGIVADPKTGKILAMSSKPSYDPNIENNKYFYNDAIANAFEPGSTMKIFTLAAAINEGVYKGQDYYQSGTYQVGNRKIKDHNGGAGWGSITFDEGVERSSNVAFAILGDQKLGPERFRKYIHSFGLDEKTNIDLSGEGSNTILFDQQIQQVTTAFGQGSTVTPIQLVQAATAIANDGKMMKPYAIDKIVDPITDKVKLEHKPEEVGKPVTKETAAQVRQLLERVVTSPKGTGTAYKIDGYSVGGKTGTAQIPDGKGGYMTGRQNYIFSFLGMAPMDDPQLVVYVAVKQPKLKDDENGAQPLADIFKYVTKNSLEYLKIKPNEVKDPKKHLKEQQTTVPDVTGKTMAEAGKAIDKAKLRPIVLGEGKVQQQVPKATEQTLKGDRVFLVGDKPTMPNIQGWALRDVMNLAKTLQLNLKPSGTGYVTEQSVAEGTLLQPGTELGVTLVPPLEPQQEAEKP
- the rsmH gene encoding 16S rRNA (cytosine(1402)-N(4))-methyltransferase RsmH, with protein sequence MFKHVTVLLKETVDGLDIKPDGTYVDCTLGGGGHSSYLLSQLTEGGKLIAFDQDEIAIQNAKEKFSSYGEQFITVKSNFRYLAEKLQEIGITEVDGILFDLGVSSPQLDTPERGFSYHHDAPLDMRMDQDAPLTAYDVVNSWSYEQLVRIFFQYGEEKFSKQIARKIEAYRENKAIETTGELVELIKEGIPAPARRTGGHPAKRVFQAIRIAVNDELKVFEEALESAIEMVKPGGRVSVITFHSLEDRICKTTFKRNSTTPQLPPGLPIIPDEFKPKLKLITRKPILPSDIELEENNRARSAKLRIAEKR
- the bshC gene encoding bacillithiol biosynthesis cysteine-adding enzyme BshC, which translates into the protein MEIKEISVPQQGVVADYMNGKKEIQSCFDYVLTEDAFKQRLHDLREREFFRQDLVAHLLEYNTKLQAGESTIQNVKALGDENTYVVIAGQQAGLLTGPLYTIHKVISILQLAKEKEVSLGVKVVPVFWIAGEDHDMDEINHTFVAKNKKLKKTIFYDRNPKKASASESELSVEDCRNWIEEIFKTYPETNFTKDVLKFVDDALKKSNTYVDFFAHLITKIFANSGLILVDSHHPELRKLEIPFFKRVISKYKEVQEGLRNQQEVIKELGYKPIIETKSHAVHIFMEINNERVLLEEHQGKFVGKDGAHSFSYEELIEEMERNPARFSNNVVTRPLMQEYVFPTLAFIGGPGELAYWSELQQVFHTVGFQMPPVVPRLTITYMERDIATDLFDLQLRESDPFLNDVDKLRENWLSNQIEEPIDDHFEKAKKEIADIHTSLQQFVKKIEPGLGAFAGKNELKINEQIELLERMLKRNVEKKYEVQLNKFRRIQFALRPLGAPQERVWNVCYYLNQFGLDFVDRVMENPFSWDGKHHVIKL
- a CDS encoding YceD family protein translates to MKWSIHQLNKLRNKGLTLDEMVDVSELKEVEKDIREINPVHVTGRVDFGSGKFTFHLHITGSMVLPCSRSLVDVTLPFDIKTTEVFQTSQEEFETEAEIHSLEGEVLDLLPVIKENILLEIPMQIFSDDVSGGAPTQGQDWQVISEEDKEKTVDPRLAGLAKFFDK
- a CDS encoding N-acetyltransferase: MGFPKVERLLINYKTLDEFKKFKGCGAQELSMLEELQANIIENDSESPFYGIYYGGSLIARMSLYMKRNGGEPFEITGPYLELYKLEVLPTFQKQGFGQMLVNHAKQMQFPIKTIARIHSAGFWDKLNFNPVSVTDGDFYIWHPEANLNAVTNEESA
- the rpmF gene encoding 50S ribosomal protein L32, whose product is MAVPFRRTSKTVKRKRRTHFKLSVPGMVECPSCGEAKLAHRVCKACGTYKGKEVISK
- a CDS encoding RsfA family transcriptional regulator — encoded protein: MATTRQDAWTDDEDLLLAEVVLRHIREGGTQLSAFKEVGKNLSRTPAACGFRWNSYVRKQFKERIEEAKQLRKVENYEVKETKVLEPTSITLNDVIDFLQNYKDENSLTVLQQQVESLQTERERLLERLSVYEEEYRTLLDYIDQKRSVMVAERNNARSNEKLEKLKK
- the panE gene encoding 2-dehydropantoate 2-reductase, translated to MKIGIVGPGAIGLLYTFYLQKNNQDVTLFTRTAKQAEELKETGVTCIRDGRCETVYPSVLPIESMVAQNLDYIFVAVKQYHIDDILPFVEGASSLIFLQNGMSHLQKMLNIGSENIAVGIVEHGAKKEGGHIVHHTGIGVTKFGVVCGQSIHFKKIFNYFPVAYFPVQIETDWEEIMHKKLVVNVCINPLTALLGVKNGELITNRFFYQMMEQVFQEVAFLIRGEKEMIWQMVRNVCEGTSRNTSSMLADVRANRQTEINAIVGYVLEEAKKQQRTAPTLQFLFDAIKGLETRV
- the ftsL gene encoding cell division protein FtsL, with amino-acid sequence MTNLAVKYKQQAQEEVQIQTPPQQMAKPKVKAKITRIEKLLYVAFIGFLLYACVAFIGNKAGLYQVNVEAATIEEKIVQQQKENQELQAEVEKLSRYERIAEVAKKHGLEINANNVKGLK